TCTAAAGCTAAAAATACAGATTTGATTGGAGGACAAACGCCTCAACTCATCTGGTTTGGCAATGGAGAAGCTAAAACCGTTAAAATACAATTTTATTTAGAACAAAAACCGATTGGTTCGGAAATACAAATAGATCACTTGGGTAAAATAAATGAAATCTAAAGGCTTTACCCTCTTAGAAGTTATGGTTGCTTTGGCAATCTTTGCAGTCGCAGCTGTCGCTTTAACTAAAGTGGCAATGCAGTACACGCAGTCCACTTCAAATGCAATTTTGCGAACCAAAGCTCAATTTGTAGCAATGAATGAAGTTGCTATGATGGAGATTAATCAAGAATGGTTGCAAGGAACCCAGAGTAAGCAAGTAACTTCCCAAGGTGAAACTTGGCAAATTGATAAGTCAGC
The window above is part of the Acinetobacter baumannii genome. Proteins encoded here:
- the gspI gene encoding type II secretion system minor pseudopilin GspI, encoding MKSKGFTLLEVMVALAIFAVAAVALTKVAMQYTQSTSNAILRTKAQFVAMNEVAMMEINQEWLQGTQSKQVTSQGETWQIDKSAQSTISPNVQKIDLQVSLYDPDKGKVQNGITHMVFFNYPVKAK